A window from Carassius carassius chromosome 40, fCarCar2.1, whole genome shotgun sequence encodes these proteins:
- the LOC132122600 gene encoding gastrin/cholecystokinin type B receptor-like, which produces MAHRGNMNTSSIYSTFGRFFPNNFSLWEHLQKNWTRRDLTPFSIDFLFAGHEPDTIVLMVMYVISFVTGLVGNIMALWVLTRRRNRLSGASATRRLLVNLAVCDMMVVCVCMPVNLGHQVYNAWVFGDFLCRAVPFVQAVSVSASVLSLAVISLNRYYSVHSPLHARAFFTASRMICMIAVVWVVSSALCLPLFFMNTTKTLSLLDELHTVTVCVESWSKVKLRQGYNFLLFCALYGFPVVFNLIICFLTGWKLSRGGTASISDPNQLALTYSTSRLKTRKRIAKMVFALVLLFTFSWLPLYTVDIWIDANIASSPDRNDEMSNIEHRWILQSRPFAQWLGLTNSSLNPLCYCFVGNLYRSAKRFRESYREKMSSVLSLTSKSSIRNSASKTQPRNSGSSRRFASEPRSYTVFKLTRSKSVSSTTVCESI; this is translated from the coding sequence ATGGCACACAGAGGAAACATGAACACCTCGAGCATTTACAGCACATTCGGACGCTTCTTCCCAAACAACTTTTCTCTTTGGGAGCATCTTCAGAAGAACTGGACCAGGCGTGATTTGACGCCTTTCTCCATCGACTTTCTGTTTGCGGGTCATGAACCGGACACTATAGTTTTAATGGTGATGTACGTGATCTCTTTCGTGACAGGACTGGTGGGGAATATCATGGCTCTGTGGGTCCTGACGCGCCGGAGGAATCGTTTATCTGGAGCTTCAGCAACCAGGAGACTCCTGGTCAACCTGGCGGTGTGCGACATGATGGTGGTGTGTGTCTGCATGCCGGTTAACTTAGGACACCAGGTGTATAACGCCTGGGTGTTTGGAGACTTTCTGTGTCGAGCTGTGCCGTTCGTTCAGGCGGTGTCCGTCTCTGCGAGCGTTCTGAGTCTGGCCGTGATCAGTCTGAACAGATACTACAGCGTCCACAGTCCTCTGCACGCCAGGGCTTTCTTCACGGCCAGCAGAATGATATGCATGATAGCTGTGGTGTGGGTCGTGTCTTCTGCGTTATGTCTGCCGTTATTTTTCATGAACACAACTAAGACGCTGTCCCTTCTAGACGAACTGCATACAGTGACCGTGTGCGTGGAAAGCTGGTCTAAAGTCAAACTGCGCCAGGGTTACAACTTTTTACTCTTCTGCGCGTTGTATGGATTCCCGGTGGTCTTCAATTTAATAATTTGCTTCCTGACCGGTTGGAAACTGAGTAGAGGAGGCACAGCATCAATATCAGATCCCAACCAGCTCGCTCTGACCTATTCGACATCGCGCCTGAAAACGCGCAAGAGGATCGCCAAAATGGTCTTCGCGCTCGTGCTGCTCTTCACTTTCTCCTGGCTGCCTCTTTACACCGTGGACATCTGGATCGATGCCAACATCGCCAGCTCTCCTGATCGAAACGACGAGATGAGCAATATTGAGCATCGTTGGATTCTCCAGAGCAGACCCTTTGCGCAATGGCTGGGTCTCACCAACTCGTCCCTCAATCCCCTCTGCTACTGCTTTGTTGGAAACTTGTACAGATCGGCCAAGAGGTTCAGAGAAAGCTACAGAGAGAAGATGTCTTCGGTCTTGAGTCTGACCAGTAAATCTTCGATTAGAAATTCCGCTTCTAAAACCCAGCCGCGCAACTCTGGCTCATCCAGGAGATTTGCTTCGGAACCAAGGAGCTACACTGTTTTCAAGCTGACCAGAAGTAAAAGCGTGTCTTCGACGACCGTGTGTGAGAGTATTTGA